In Simplicispira sp. 125, one DNA window encodes the following:
- a CDS encoding transposase → MKQSSLGLNNTTKRTRKREFLDAMEVVMPWTELVSLIDSYAPESGRRGQQPFAVQTLLRIHFMQQWFKFSDPAMQEALHDVPAFRGFAGLSHWDEYIPSESSILPFRHLLERHKLADLILATVNALLQVRGDAGYQGVDKRPDAKPTVHWHVALSPSLRRSLDKDKPLEALIAQLERTKASIRAKVEHPFRAIKQQFGYVKVRYRGLKKNTAQIVTLFALGNL, encoded by the coding sequence ATGAAGCAAAGCAGTCTGGGCCTGAACAACACCACCAAGCGCACGCGCAAGCGTGAATTCCTTGATGCGATGGAAGTGGTGATGCCCTGGACAGAACTGGTCTCGCTGATAGATTCCTACGCCCCCGAGAGCGGGCGCCGGGGCCAGCAGCCCTTTGCAGTGCAGACCCTGCTGCGCATCCATTTCATGCAGCAATGGTTCAAGTTCAGCGATCCAGCGATGCAAGAAGCCCTGCACGATGTGCCAGCCTTTCGCGGCTTTGCAGGCCTGTCCCATTGGGACGAGTACATCCCCAGCGAATCGAGCATCCTGCCCTTTAGGCATCTGCTGGAGCGCCACAAGCTGGCTGATCTGATCCTTGCCACGGTCAATGCACTGCTGCAGGTCCGTGGCGACGCGGGCTACCAAGGGGTGGACAAGCGACCTGATGCCAAACCAACCGTGCACTGGCATGTGGCCCTGAGCCCAAGCTTGCGCCGGTCTTTGGACAAGGACAAGCCGCTGGAGGCGTTGATCGCCCAATTGGAGCGCACCAAGGCCAGCATCCGGGCCAAGGTGGAACACCCGTTCAGGGCAATCAAGCAACAGTTTGGATATGTGAAGGTGCGCTACC